The following proteins are encoded in a genomic region of Hirundo rustica isolate bHirRus1 chromosome 3, bHirRus1.pri.v3, whole genome shotgun sequence:
- the SIX3 gene encoding homeobox protein SIX3 produces MVFRSPLELYPTHFFLPNFAADPHHRSLLLASGGGSGSGSGCSPGAGGGGGGSSRAPHEELSMFQLPTLNFSPEQVASVCETLEETGDIERLGRFLWSLPVAPGACEAINKHESILRARAVVAFHTGNFRDLYHILENHKFTKESHGKLQAMWLEAHYQEAEKLRGRPLGPVDKYRVRKKFPLPRTIWDGEQKTHCFKERTRSLLREWYLQDPYPNPSKKRELAQATGLTPTQVGNWFKNRRQRDRAAAAKNRLQHQAIGQSGMRSLAEPGCPTHSSAESPSTAASPTTSVSSLTERAETGTSILSVTSSDSECDV; encoded by the exons ATGGTGTTCAGGTCCCCGCTAGAGCTTTATCCCACCCATTTCTTCTTGCCAAACTTCGCCGCCGATCCGCACCACCGTTCCCTCCTTCTCGccagcggcggcggcagcggcagcggctCGGGCTGCAGCCCCGGTGCCGGCGGCGGTGGAGGCGGCAGCTCCCGGGCACCCCACGAAGAGTTGTCAATGTTTCAGCTGCCCACACTCAACTTCTCCCCGGAGCAAGTGGCCAGCGTCTGCGAGACGCTGGAGGAGACTGGAGACATAGAAAGGCTGGGGAGGTTCCTCTGGTCGCTGCCGGTGGCGCCGGGGGCATGCGAGGCCATCAACAAGCACGAGTCCATCCTCCGCGCCCGGGCGGTGGTGGCCTTCCACACGGGCAACTTCCGAGACCTCTACCACATCCTGGAGAACCACAAATTCACCAAGGAGTCCCACGGCAAGTTGCAGGCCATGTGGCTAGAAGCGCACTACCAGGAGGCCGAGAAGCTAAGGGGTCGCCCGCTGGGGCCGGTTGATAAATACAGGGTGAGGAAGAAGTTTCCGCTGCCCAGGACCATTTGGGATGGCGAGCAGAAGACGCACTGCTTCAAGGAGAGGACTCGCAGCCTCCTGAGGGAGTGGTACCTGCAGGACCCTTACCCCAACCCCAGCAAGAAAAGGGAACTGGCTCAGGCCACGGGGCTCACCCCCACGCAAGTAGGCAACTGGTTCAAAAACCGAAGGCAGAGAGACAGAGCAGCGGCGGCTAAAAACAG GCTCCAGCACCAGGCGATAGGACAGAGCGGCATGCGGTCGCTGGCAGAGCCCGGCTGCCCGACACACAGCTCGGCCGAGTCTCCGTCCACGGCGGCCAGCCCGACCACCAGCGTCTCCAGTTTGACAGAAAGAGCCGAGACGGGCACCTCCATCCTCTCGGTAACCTCCAGCGACTCGGAATGTGATGTATGA